The Mycolicibacterium neworleansense sequence CGACCGTTCTGGGCGTTCCCCTGGCATCCTGGCTCGGCCAGGCCCTCGGTTGGCGCAGCGCGTTCGGCCTGGTGGTCGTCGTCGGCCTGCTCACGTTGGCCACCCAATGGCGTTGGCTGCCCGAGCATCTGCGGTCCATGCACGTCACGAGCCCGGTCACCGAACTCGGTGCGCTGCGCCGACCACAGGTGTGGCTGGCGGTACTGGTGGGCATGATCGGCTTCGGCGGCATGTTCGCGGTCTACACCTACATCAGCACCACGATGACCGACGTGACCGGCCTACCCCGGTCCTTGGTCCCGGTGGCGCTCATGGTGTTCGGCCTCGGCATGGTCGTCGGCAACCTCGTCGGCGGCCGGCTGGCCGACACCTCGGTGGTCCGCGCGTTGTACCTGTCTCTGGGCGCTCTGGCGGTGCTGCTGGCCGCGTTCTCGTTGGGGTCGCACAGCCCGTGGACCGCGCTGCCGTTGTTGTTCGGTGTCGGGGTGGCCGGCTCGGCCGTCGGCCCGGCACTGCAGACCCGGTTGATGGACGTCGCCCACGATGCCCAGACGCTCGCGGCCGCACTCAACCATTCCGCGCTCAACATCGGCAATGCCACGGGCGCGTGGGTCGGCGGCCTGGTGATCGCCGCCGGCCTCGGCTACACCGCGCCGGCGGCGGCCGGGGCACTGCTGGCCGTCGGCGGGCTGCTGGTGTTCACCGGGTCGGTGGCGTTAGAACGACGAAGCTCCGTCCGGCGATGACGGCGGGATGATGTGGACGGCGGCCTCCTCAGCCGAGGCAACACCACCATCGATGCCGACGTCAGTGCCGAGCAGTTCTGCCTCGTCATCCGTGCCGAACCCCGCATCGGGAGCCACCAACCGACCCGAACGCAGGTCCCCGACCTCGTCGTCGCCGCCCTGCTCGTCGAGGTAATCGGAGTCGTCGAGCTGCATCGCCGGATCAGGCTCTTCCTCGGCCAGCAGCTCATCGAGGGTCTCGTGGTCACGCGGTTCGCGCCAGCGGTCCGGCGGCGAGTAACCCTCGTCGAGCAAGTCGTCGACACCCCGATCGATCAGGGTGTCCTCCTGAGTCAACTGGTCTTCGTCGTCGACGCTGTACCCGTCACTACTCATCTTTCAACGATAGCTACAGGTCCCGCCGATCTGAGCCCCTGTTTGCAGTTGGAACTCAGCCCACAGAAGGCACCGTGGGCACGCCCTCGCCCGTCAGCCCGTTGACCTCCGCGGCCATCGGCCACCACCCAGGGGCAAGCCGCGATTCCGGGTCTCCGTCGAGGAGGCCCGAACCGCAGATCCTGAGAAATTCCGCATTTTCAGCTGAGAATTGTGGAATTTTCGAACCGAGTTGCCGATTAAACGTTATAGGCAGCAACCGGAGGTAGTGGGACTTTCGGTGCGGCCTGCAACGGAGGGTTGGGAAATGAAGTCATACACCATTGCCACATTAGCCGCGGGCGCACTGGCCGCCGGAACACTCTTCGGTGGCGTCGCCGCTGCCGCACCGACTGGGCAATCGGCCGAACAAACCGTAAAAAGCCTGCAGACCAGCGGCTATCACGTCATTGTCAACCGCACTGGGGCCGCGCCACTGGCTAACTGCACTGTGCTCGGCGTGCGCCAGGGCCAGACCATCGCCACCAACGATTCAAGGGGCGGCGGCTCGATCAATACCACCGTCATTTCGAAGACGGCATACGTCGACGTCGCCTGCTGAGTTCGGGAATAAAACAGGGCATCTATTTGTTGGAGCTGCCAAACCGGAATTAGCCGGTCGGGCGGAAATATTACGCCCACAATCGGTCGCACCTTATTGGTGCGGCCGATTCTGTTTTTGAGCCAGGCCGCACTCTGCTCCGACCGAGCTTGTCGGAGGGTCGGCGTACGGTACCGAACATGAGTTCGATATTGGCATCCGAAAGGGATCTCGAGCGGACGATCGTCAGTGAAGCCCTCGATCACCTCAACGCCGCCTGCAAGGAGATCGACGCGCTGTCCGTGCACGCCCTGACGCGAACGGAACTGCACGAGGTTCTGAGCCGGCTCGACGCCGGGGAAAAGCGGTTGGCGACCGCGCAACAACGACTGCTCGGGCGAATGGTGGCCACCGACACCGCGTCGCCACCGCGGTTCGATCCGGCTGCTGTGCTGGCCCGACGGCTTCGGATCTCGCCGGCCGAAGCTCGGCAACGGATAGCGGCCGCAGGCCAAACGTCCGACTGAGGCCCACCCGAAAGTTCGGTAAGTGCCGCAGTGGGTACCCCACCCGCTGTGGCATTCGACCTCACCCCGACAGCGGCGCAGCATGACCTGGCAAAACGGACTCACGAGTTCGCCGAACGGGTCGTCCGGCCGGTCGCCGCCGAATACGACCAGCGGCAGGAGTTTCCGTGGCCGGTGCTCGAAGAAGCAGCCGGTCAGGGGTTCTACAGCCCGCTGTTCTATCGCGATCTGATCGGCGACCCCACGGGCCTTTCCCTGCCGATGTTCATGGAGGAACTGTTCTGGGGTTGCGCCGGAATCGGCCTGGCCATCGTGATGCCGGCCCTGGCGCTGTCGGCCATCGGTCAGGCCGCCTCGCCGGAACAGATGCTGCAGTGGGCACCCGAATGCTTCGGCACTCCGGGCGATCTCAAGCTCGCCGCGCTGGCGATCTCCGAACCCGAGGGCGGCAGCGACGTGCGCAACCTGCGCACGTACGCCGTCCGCAGCGGCCCTGGCCCCGACGCGGACTGGATCATCGACGGCCACAAGATGTGGATCGGCAACGGTGGCATCGCCAATGTGCACGTCGTCAACGCAGTCGTCGACAAAGACCTGGGCCACAAAGGACAGGCCTTGTTCGTGGTTGAGGGCGGCACGCCGGGGCTGGAAATGGTGCGCAAACTCGACAAGCTCGGCTGCCGCGCCTCGCACACCGCCGAGCTGAAGTTCAACAGCGTCCGGGTACCTGCCGGCAATCTGCTCGGCGGCCACGAGAAGCTCGAGCACAAGCTGGCGCGGGCCCGCGAGGCCGTCGAGGGCGCGGCACATTCCGGCTCAGCCACTTTGGGCACCTTCGAACAGACCCGCCCGATGGTCGCCGCTCAAGCACTCGGAATCGCCAGGGCCGCAATGGAATATGCGACCGAGTACGCGAACCGGCGCGTCGCCTTCGGCGGCCCGATCATCGACAATCAGGGCGTCGCGTTTCCGCTGGCCGACCTGGCCACCCAGATCGATGCCGCCCGGCTGCTCACCTGGAGAGCGTCGTGGATGGCCGCCACCGGTGTGCCGTTCGAACGCGGCGAAGGGTCGATGTCCAAGCTCGCGGCCAGCGAAGTGGCCGTCAGGACCACCGAACGGGCCATCCAGACGATGGGCGGCTGGGGCTACGTGAGCGATCACCCCGTCGAGAAGTGGTACCGGGATGCCAAGCTCTACACCATCTTCGAAGGCACCAGCGAGATCCAGCGCATCGTGATCGCGCACGCTCTCGGTGCCGCCGACGGAAAGCCTCCGCTGCACGTCGATCTGGAGCCGTCCGGTGGACCGCTGAACCGGTGGTTCGGACGTGGCACGCCACTGCGCACCCGCGCGGCCGATACCGCGCTGTCAGCCAAGGATCGCCTGCCCGATCCGGTCATGCGGCTGGCGATGAAGCTCCTGCGGCCACCCCGCAAGTGAGAAGGCCGGATAGATTCGACGTCCATGACCGTCACCGTCGACGAGCTCGAAGTCGCTGATTCACCGGAGGCCTGGACGCGAGCCGGCTTCAGTGTTGATCCCGGCGGAGACGCCGGCTCGATCTGCCGCGTCGGCGCCGTTCGCATCCGGCTGGTCGGGGACGACCGCGGCACCGGCATCATCGGGTGGTCGTTGCACGGCTTGCCACAGCAGCCCGGTGATGACCTCGACGGCATCCCGACCGTGCGGTCCGACGCCACCACGGCGGAACCGGCCACGCACCCGAACGGCGTCGTCGCCATCGACCACGTCGTGTTGCTGTCTCCTGACCTGGGCCGCACGGTCGATGCGCTGGCCGCTATCGAGGTGGCTCCGCGCCGGGAACGCAACGGCGAACTCGGCGGCCGCCCGATCCGCCAGGTCTTCTTCCGGTTCGGGGAGGTGATCCTCGAGGTCGTCGGATCGCCCGATACCGCAGGTGACGGTCCCTCGACGCTCTGGGGCATCACGTACACCGTCCACGACATCGATGCCACCGCCGCGTTCTTCGGCGACCACACCGCACCGGTCAAGGACGCCGTGCAGCCCGGTCGCCGGATCACCACGGTCCGGCACAAGGACTTCGGAATGTCGGTGCGCACCGCGGTGATCTCTGCGACTGTCCGCAGTTGACGTGTGTCGGGGCGCCGCCCGCACGATGCTGTTGCCTATCCTCAGCGGGTGACCGACGCCGGAATTCTGCACAGCGACGTCGTCGTCATCCATACCGACGGTGGGTGCCGGCCGAACCCCGGCCCCGGCGGCTGGGGCGCGGTGCTGCGGATGCGTGAGCACGTGCGCGAGATGTACGGCGGGGATCCCGGCACCACCAGCAACAACCGCATGGAGTTGATGGCGCCCATCATGGCGCTCGAGGCACTCACCCGGCCCGTGGTGGTGCACCTCCACACCGACAGCACCTACGTGCGCAACGGCATCACCAAGTGGGTACTCGGCTGGGAACGTAATGGCTGGGTGACCGCCGCGAAGCAGCCGGTGAAAAACGTCGACCTGTGGCAGCGGCTGCAGGCCGCCTGCGCGCGGCACGAGGTCGAGTGGTTCTGGGTGAAAGGCCATTCGGGTGTCGCCGACAACGAGCTGGCCGACGAGCTGGCGACCCGGGGACTACGAGAAGCACTCGACGGTTCCCGCGATCTAGTGTCCTGACTCCCACACCACTTCATCCGGCGTCTTGTCCGGGCGCAATCCTCGCCAGCTCGGCTGACGTAACCGGTGGTCACTGGTGCGCTCGCTGTAGCGCACCTCCCCCACCAGCTCGGGCCGCACGAATGTCACGCCTTTGGCGTCGAGCTTCGGCAGCGGCTTGTCGAACGGTGACTCATCGGTGTGTAGCGGGGCCAGCATGCCCTTGAGCTTGGCGAGTTCCTTCTCGGTGAACCCGGTGCCGACCCGCCCGGCGAACCGCAGGCCGTCGGGGCCCGGAACGCCGAGCACCAACGCCCCGATGCCGCTGCTGCGCCCGCCCTCACCCTGACGCCAGCCGCCGATCACCACTTCCTGCGTGTTCCAGAACTTGTCCTTGATCCAGGATGCCGACCGCCGACCCGGTTGATACGTCGAGTCGCGTTTCTTGGCGATCACCCCTTCGAACCGGTGCTCCCGGGCGTGGTCCATGGCCTCCGGTCCGTCACCGGACAGGGGCTCGGGCACGATCAGACCACCACCGGTGGCCAACGCGTCCAACACTTTTCGCCGATCGGAATACTTGGCGCGCAGCAGAGACCGGCCGTCGAGCCACAGGATGTCGAAGGCCCAGAACTCGACACGGGTGGAGCGGGCCCGGTTCTGCATCTCGGAAAAGCTGGGCACTCCGGAGTCATCGAGGGCCACCACCTCGCCGTCGAGCACCA is a genomic window containing:
- the rnhA gene encoding ribonuclease HI, with the protein product MHSDVVVIHTDGGCRPNPGPGGWGAVLRMREHVREMYGGDPGTTSNNRMELMAPIMALEALTRPVVVHLHTDSTYVRNGITKWVLGWERNGWVTAAKQPVKNVDLWQRLQAACARHEVEWFWVKGHSGVADNELADELATRGLREALDGSRDLVS
- a CDS encoding glyoxalase — protein: MTVTVDELEVADSPEAWTRAGFSVDPGGDAGSICRVGAVRIRLVGDDRGTGIIGWSLHGLPQQPGDDLDGIPTVRSDATTAEPATHPNGVVAIDHVVLLSPDLGRTVDALAAIEVAPRRERNGELGGRPIRQVFFRFGEVILEVVGSPDTAGDGPSTLWGITYTVHDIDATAAFFGDHTAPVKDAVQPGRRITTVRHKDFGMSVRTAVISATVRS
- a CDS encoding DUF5709 domain-containing protein, translated to MSSDGYSVDDEDQLTQEDTLIDRGVDDLLDEGYSPPDRWREPRDHETLDELLAEEEPDPAMQLDDSDYLDEQGGDDEVGDLRSGRLVAPDAGFGTDDEAELLGTDVGIDGGVASAEEAAVHIIPPSSPDGASSF
- a CDS encoding acyl-CoA dehydrogenase family protein produces the protein MAFDLTPTAAQHDLAKRTHEFAERVVRPVAAEYDQRQEFPWPVLEEAAGQGFYSPLFYRDLIGDPTGLSLPMFMEELFWGCAGIGLAIVMPALALSAIGQAASPEQMLQWAPECFGTPGDLKLAALAISEPEGGSDVRNLRTYAVRSGPGPDADWIIDGHKMWIGNGGIANVHVVNAVVDKDLGHKGQALFVVEGGTPGLEMVRKLDKLGCRASHTAELKFNSVRVPAGNLLGGHEKLEHKLARAREAVEGAAHSGSATLGTFEQTRPMVAAQALGIARAAMEYATEYANRRVAFGGPIIDNQGVAFPLADLATQIDAARLLTWRASWMAATGVPFERGEGSMSKLAASEVAVRTTERAIQTMGGWGYVSDHPVEKWYRDAKLYTIFEGTSEIQRIVIAHALGAADGKPPLHVDLEPSGGPLNRWFGRGTPLRTRAADTALSAKDRLPDPVMRLAMKLLRPPRK
- a CDS encoding MFS transporter yields the protein MTTSLERPRAVVAPDPTVRMLAVFALALGGFGIGTTEFVAMGLLPDIATGFGISEPTAGHVISAYALGVVIGAPVIAALTARWPRKALLLTLMAVFTLGNVASMLAPTYPTLVIARFVAGLPHGAFFGIAALAAAHLMGPQNRAKAVAYVLCGLTVATVLGVPLASWLGQALGWRSAFGLVVVVGLLTLATQWRWLPEHLRSMHVTSPVTELGALRRPQVWLAVLVGMIGFGGMFAVYTYISTTMTDVTGLPRSLVPVALMVFGLGMVVGNLVGGRLADTSVVRALYLSLGALAVLLAAFSLGSHSPWTALPLLFGVGVAGSAVGPALQTRLMDVAHDAQTLAAALNHSALNIGNATGAWVGGLVIAAGLGYTAPAAAGALLAVGGLLVFTGSVALERRSSVRR